One stretch of Streptomyces sp. NBC_01142 DNA includes these proteins:
- a CDS encoding cytochrome ubiquinol oxidase subunit I, producing the protein MDLALAPETLARWQFGITTVYHFLFVPLTISLAALTAGLQTAWVRTEKQKYLKATKFWGKLFLINIAMGVVTGIVQEFQFGMNWSDYSRFVGDVFGAPLAFEALIAFFFESTFIGLWIFGWDKLPQKIHLACIWMVSMGTILSAYFILAANSWMQHPVGYRINEERGRAELTDFWLVLTQNTALTQFFHTMTAAFLVGGAFMVGISAFHLARKKHVPVMRTSLRLGLITVVIAGMLTAVSGDLLGKVMFKQQPMKMAAAEALWDGEAPAPFSLFAYGDVDAGHNTVAIEVPGLLSFLANDDFDSYVPGINDVIKSEQEKFGPGDYRPNIPVAYWGFRWMIGFGMASLTIGLIGLWLTRKKFMLPPRLRTGEDEVPHLVLFKGKALSPKFTKWYWVVALWTMLFPLIANSWGWIFTEMGRQPWVVYGVLRTRDAVSPGTSQGEVLTSMLVFTLLYAVLAVIEVKLLVKYVKAGPPELTEADLTPPTKIGGDDRDADRPMAFSY; encoded by the coding sequence GTGGACCTGGCTCTGGCGCCGGAAACCTTGGCGCGATGGCAGTTCGGCATTACCACCGTCTACCACTTCCTCTTCGTTCCCCTGACGATCTCTCTCGCCGCGCTCACTGCCGGCCTGCAGACCGCCTGGGTGCGGACGGAGAAGCAGAAGTACCTCAAGGCCACGAAGTTCTGGGGCAAGCTTTTCCTGATCAACATCGCCATGGGCGTGGTCACCGGCATCGTCCAGGAGTTCCAGTTCGGCATGAACTGGTCCGACTACTCGCGCTTCGTCGGCGACGTCTTCGGTGCCCCGCTCGCCTTCGAGGCGCTGATTGCGTTCTTCTTCGAGTCCACCTTCATCGGGCTGTGGATCTTCGGCTGGGACAAGCTGCCGCAGAAGATCCACCTGGCCTGCATCTGGATGGTCTCGATGGGAACCATCCTGTCCGCGTACTTCATCCTGGCCGCCAACTCCTGGATGCAGCACCCGGTCGGCTACCGCATCAACGAGGAGCGCGGGCGGGCAGAGCTCACCGACTTCTGGCTGGTCCTCACGCAGAACACCGCGCTCACCCAGTTCTTCCACACCATGACGGCCGCGTTCCTCGTCGGTGGTGCGTTCATGGTGGGCATCTCCGCCTTCCATCTGGCGCGCAAGAAGCACGTACCCGTGATGCGGACCTCGCTCCGGCTCGGGCTGATCACCGTGGTCATCGCCGGAATGCTCACCGCTGTCAGCGGTGACCTGCTCGGCAAGGTCATGTTCAAGCAGCAGCCGATGAAGATGGCCGCCGCCGAGGCGCTGTGGGACGGCGAGGCGCCCGCGCCCTTCTCGCTCTTCGCCTACGGGGATGTCGACGCGGGCCACAACACGGTCGCCATAGAGGTTCCGGGACTGCTGTCCTTCCTGGCCAACGACGACTTCGACTCGTACGTCCCCGGCATCAACGACGTCATCAAGTCCGAACAGGAGAAGTTCGGGCCCGGCGACTACCGGCCCAACATCCCGGTCGCCTACTGGGGCTTCCGCTGGATGATCGGCTTCGGCATGGCGTCCCTCACCATCGGGCTCATCGGACTCTGGCTCACCCGCAAGAAGTTCATGCTGCCGCCGCGTCTGCGGACGGGCGAGGACGAAGTGCCGCACCTGGTCCTCTTCAAGGGCAAGGCGCTCAGCCCGAAGTTCACCAAGTGGTACTGGGTCGTGGCGCTGTGGACCATGCTCTTCCCGTTGATCGCCAACTCCTGGGGCTGGATCTTCACGGAGATGGGACGTCAGCCCTGGGTCGTGTACGGCGTGCTGCGCACACGCGACGCGGTCTCCCCCGGCACCTCACAGGGCGAGGTGCTGACCTCGATGCTCGTCTTCACCCTGCTCTACGCGGTGCTCGCCGTGATCGAGGTCAAGCTGCTTGTGAAGTACGTCAAGGCCGGACCGCCCGAGCTCACCGAGGCCGACCTCACCCCGCCCACCAAGATCGGCGGCGACGACCGTGACGCCGACCGGCCGATGGCCTTCTCGTACTGA
- the hisC gene encoding histidinol-phosphate transaminase: MSETSPKLRAELDGIPTYKPGKPAAAGGPVAYKLSSNENPYPPLPGVMETAIAAAQGFNRYPDMACTGLMNELADRFGVPVTHLATGTGSVGVAQSLLQSTSGPDDEVIFAWRSFEAYPIITQISGAKAVRVPLTSGEVHDLDAMADAITDRTRLIFVCNPNNPTGTVVRRAELERFLDRVPSDVLVVLDEAYREFIRDAEVPDGIEIYRNRPNVAVLRTFSKAYGLAGLRIGFAIAHEPVAAALRKTAVPFGVSQLAQDAAVASLQAEDELLGRVGSLVAERVRVYESLVKQGWTVPETQANFVWLRLGDRTLDFAAVCEKAGVVVRPFAGEGVRVTIGESEANDIFLNTAESFRQGL, encoded by the coding sequence GTGAGCGAGACCAGCCCCAAGCTGCGCGCCGAGCTGGACGGCATCCCCACCTACAAGCCGGGCAAGCCTGCGGCGGCCGGAGGCCCGGTCGCGTACAAGCTGTCGTCCAACGAGAACCCGTATCCGCCGCTGCCGGGTGTGATGGAGACTGCGATCGCCGCGGCCCAGGGGTTCAACCGCTACCCGGACATGGCCTGCACCGGCCTGATGAACGAGCTCGCGGACCGCTTCGGGGTGCCGGTGACGCACCTGGCGACCGGCACGGGCTCGGTGGGTGTTGCCCAGTCGCTCCTGCAGTCCACCTCGGGCCCGGACGACGAGGTCATTTTTGCCTGGCGGTCCTTCGAGGCGTACCCGATCATCACGCAGATCAGCGGGGCGAAGGCGGTGCGGGTGCCGCTGACCTCAGGTGAGGTGCACGATCTGGACGCCATGGCCGACGCGATCACCGACCGGACGCGTCTGATCTTCGTCTGCAACCCCAACAACCCGACCGGCACGGTGGTGCGCCGGGCCGAACTGGAGCGGTTCCTTGACCGGGTGCCGTCGGATGTCCTGGTGGTGCTGGACGAGGCATACCGCGAGTTCATCCGCGATGCCGAGGTTCCGGACGGTATCGAGATCTACCGCAACCGTCCCAATGTGGCGGTGCTGCGCACCTTCTCCAAGGCGTACGGACTGGCGGGGCTGCGGATCGGCTTCGCGATCGCGCACGAGCCGGTGGCCGCCGCGCTGCGCAAGACAGCAGTCCCCTTCGGTGTCTCGCAGCTCGCCCAGGACGCGGCGGTCGCCTCGCTTCAGGCCGAGGACGAGCTGCTGGGCCGGGTCGGCTCGCTGGTCGCCGAGCGCGTGCGGGTGTACGAGAGCCTGGTCAAGCAGGGCTGGACGGTGCCCGAGACCCAGGCGAACTTCGTCTGGCTGCGGCTGGGCGACCGGACGCTCGACTTCGCGGCCGTCTGCGAGAAGGCGGGCGTCGTCGTGCGGCCGTTCGCGGGTGAGGGCGTACGGGTCACCATCGGCGAAAGTGAGGCCAACGACATCTTCCTCAATACCGCCGAGAGCTTCCGCCAGGGGCTCTAG
- a CDS encoding LacI family DNA-binding transcriptional regulator, producing MTAAGKHQVSRTETSRRGSRQSRAGIRDVAAAAGVSITTVSDALNGKGRLPDATRRHVREVADRLGYRPSAAARTLRTGKSGLIGLTVTTYGDEPFTFTEFAYFAEMARAATSAALARGYALVILPATSRHDVWSNVALDGTVVIDPSDHDPVVTELVRQGLPVVSDGRPAGTLPVTAWVDNDHEAAVLDLLEHLAAAGARRIGLLTGTTTDTYTRLSTTAYLSWCERVGQDPVYESYPAHDPCAGAVAADRLLARPDRPDAVYGLFDPNGTDLLAAARRYGLRVPDDLLLVCCSESTVYATTEPPITTLSLKPRRIGTAVVQLLIDAIEGIDEDRPIEQVIPTELIVRTSSQRRPPRTTVSAPRSSSQD from the coding sequence ATGACAGCAGCAGGGAAGCACCAGGTGAGCCGGACGGAGACATCCCGCCGGGGCAGCCGGCAAAGCCGGGCGGGCATCCGAGACGTGGCCGCCGCAGCCGGAGTCTCCATCACGACTGTCTCCGACGCACTCAACGGCAAGGGCCGGCTCCCGGACGCCACCCGCCGACATGTCCGCGAGGTCGCCGACCGGCTGGGCTATCGCCCGTCCGCCGCGGCGCGCACACTCCGTACCGGAAAATCGGGCTTGATCGGCCTGACCGTAACCACGTACGGGGATGAACCTTTCACCTTCACAGAGTTCGCCTATTTCGCCGAGATGGCGAGAGCCGCGACCTCCGCCGCGCTCGCACGCGGCTACGCACTCGTCATTCTGCCCGCCACCTCACGCCATGACGTCTGGTCGAACGTCGCCCTCGACGGCACCGTCGTCATCGACCCCTCCGACCACGACCCGGTCGTCACCGAACTGGTCCGCCAGGGCCTGCCCGTCGTCTCCGACGGGCGTCCGGCCGGGACCCTCCCGGTCACCGCCTGGGTCGACAACGACCACGAAGCCGCCGTACTCGATCTGCTCGAGCATCTCGCCGCCGCCGGCGCCCGCCGCATCGGCCTGCTCACCGGCACCACCACCGACACCTACACACGCCTGTCCACCACCGCCTATCTGAGCTGGTGCGAGCGCGTCGGACAGGACCCGGTCTACGAGTCCTACCCCGCCCACGATCCGTGCGCCGGGGCCGTCGCGGCCGACCGCCTGCTCGCCCGACCGGACAGACCCGACGCCGTCTACGGACTCTTCGACCCCAACGGCACCGATCTGCTTGCCGCCGCCCGGCGCTACGGTCTGCGCGTCCCCGATGATCTGCTGCTCGTCTGCTGCAGCGAGTCGACCGTGTATGCCACCACCGAGCCGCCCATCACCACGCTCTCGCTCAAACCGCGCCGGATCGGTACAGCGGTCGTCCAGCTCCTCATCGACGCCATCGAAGGGATCGACGAGGACCGGCCGATCGAGCAGGTGATACCGACCGAACTGATCGTCAGAACGTCCTCACAGCGCCGCCCTCCGCGAACGACGGTGAGCGCCCCGCGATCTTCATCTCAGGACTAG
- a CDS encoding metallophosphoesterase → MTQGAGQGPVVRTATLRDFRVPPYAQVPVQSQSQSHEQPPVPPRAQPQVPPQVPPPTESPVPSQAPAQPAGSGHPGNAFPEGEQPDGYTPTARDLPVISLGGPGDTVQVQVNPAEAPSADGLGPLYVVGDVHGYLDELLAALTAQGLIDAEGRWAADNTRLWFLGDFTDRGPDGIGVIDLVMRLSAEAAAAGGYCKALMGNHELLLLGAKRFGDTPVHSGAGTATFQAAWLLNGGQKADMDRLQDVHLQWMARLDAVVEEDGHLLMHSDTTAYLDYGSTIEDVNDTVHAILTRNDADECWDLFRKLTKRFAFRDDDGPQAVRELLTTYGGGRIVHGHSPIPYLLGEVGTEDGEDGERPVVEGPHVYADGLAIAMDGGVTMAGKLLVVQLPLSD, encoded by the coding sequence ATGACTCAGGGGGCCGGTCAAGGACCCGTAGTGCGAACAGCGACATTGCGTGATTTTCGCGTACCGCCGTACGCGCAGGTTCCCGTGCAGTCGCAGTCGCAGTCGCACGAACAACCGCCGGTGCCTCCGCGCGCACAGCCACAGGTGCCGCCCCAGGTACCGCCCCCGACGGAATCGCCGGTGCCCTCCCAGGCGCCTGCGCAGCCGGCGGGGTCCGGCCATCCCGGCAACGCCTTCCCCGAGGGAGAGCAGCCGGACGGCTACACCCCCACCGCGCGCGATCTTCCTGTGATCAGCCTCGGCGGCCCTGGCGACACCGTCCAGGTGCAGGTCAACCCCGCCGAGGCACCCTCGGCCGACGGGCTCGGACCGCTCTATGTCGTCGGCGACGTCCACGGCTATCTCGACGAGCTCCTCGCGGCACTCACCGCACAGGGCCTCATCGACGCCGAGGGCCGCTGGGCCGCGGACAACACCCGACTGTGGTTCCTCGGCGACTTCACCGACCGGGGCCCCGACGGCATCGGCGTGATCGACCTCGTCATGCGGCTCTCCGCCGAGGCCGCGGCAGCCGGCGGCTACTGCAAGGCCCTGATGGGCAACCATGAACTGCTGCTGCTCGGGGCCAAGCGGTTCGGCGACACCCCCGTCCACTCCGGTGCGGGCACCGCCACCTTCCAGGCCGCCTGGTTGCTCAACGGCGGCCAGAAGGCAGACATGGACCGTCTCCAGGACGTCCATCTGCAGTGGATGGCGCGGCTCGACGCAGTGGTCGAGGAGGACGGGCATCTGCTGATGCACTCCGACACGACCGCGTACCTCGACTACGGCTCCACCATCGAGGACGTCAACGACACCGTGCACGCGATCCTCACGCGCAACGATGCCGACGAGTGCTGGGACCTCTTCCGCAAGCTCACCAAACGCTTCGCCTTCCGCGACGACGACGGCCCCCAGGCCGTACGCGAACTGCTCACCACCTATGGCGGCGGGCGCATCGTGCACGGTCACAGCCCCATCCCGTACCTGCTGGGCGAGGTGGGCACGGAGGACGGCGAGGACGGCGAGCGCCCGGTCGTCGAAGGCCCGCATGTGTACGCCGACGGGCTCGCGATCGCCATGGACGGCGGCGTGACCATGGCCGGAAAGCTCCTCGTCGTCCAACTCCCGCTGTCTGACTGA
- the thiC gene encoding phosphomethylpyrimidine synthase ThiC, translating into MTIQDARTPAASQDGTADQAGRTPGWHKGYLEGSRPDLRVPVRQVHLTNGKDVTLYDTSGPYTDPTIETDVRRGLAPLRENWIIGRGDTEEYAGRPVRPEDDGIKHTSPRGGLRNLDAVFPGRPRQPRRGRAGQAVTQLAYARRGEITPEMEYVAIRENVSPEVVREEIAAGRAVLPANVNHPEIEPMIIGKRFLVKVNANIGNSAVTSSIEEEVDKMTWATKWGADTVMDLSTGRNIHTTREWVLRNSPVPIGTVPLYQALEKVDGKAEELTWEVYKDTVIEQAEQGVDYMTVHAGVLLRYVPLTARRKTGIVSRGGSIMAAWCLAHHKESFLYENFEELCEILASYDVTYSLGDGLRPGSIADANDEAQFAELRTLGELNTIAKRFHVQTMIEGPGHVPMHKIKENIDLQQEICEEAPFYTLGPLTTDVAPAYDHITSGIGAAMIAWWGTAMLCYVTPKEHLGLPNRDDVKTGVITYKIAAHAADLAKGHPGAQEWDDALSDARFEFRWEDQFNLALDPDTAREFHDETLPAEPAKTAHFCSMCGPKFCSMKISQDIRRQHGGDMADTASLEEAEAGMAEKSKEFAASGNRVYLPLAD; encoded by the coding sequence ATGACCATTCAGGATGCACGCACGCCTGCCGCCAGCCAGGACGGCACCGCCGACCAGGCCGGGCGCACGCCGGGCTGGCACAAGGGGTACCTCGAGGGCTCGCGCCCCGATCTCAGGGTGCCGGTCCGCCAGGTGCACCTCACCAACGGCAAGGACGTGACGCTGTACGACACGTCCGGACCGTACACCGACCCCACCATCGAGACCGATGTACGCCGCGGCCTGGCGCCGCTGCGGGAGAACTGGATCATCGGCCGCGGTGACACCGAGGAGTACGCGGGCCGCCCGGTCCGCCCCGAGGACGACGGGATCAAGCACACCTCGCCGCGCGGCGGACTGCGCAATCTCGACGCGGTCTTCCCCGGCCGGCCGCGCCAGCCGCGCCGGGGCCGAGCGGGTCAGGCGGTGACGCAGCTCGCGTACGCGCGCCGGGGCGAGATCACGCCGGAGATGGAGTACGTCGCGATCCGCGAGAACGTCTCCCCCGAGGTCGTACGCGAGGAGATCGCCGCGGGCCGGGCCGTCCTGCCCGCCAACGTCAATCACCCCGAGATCGAGCCGATGATCATCGGCAAGCGTTTCCTGGTGAAGGTCAATGCCAACATCGGCAACTCCGCGGTCACCTCCTCCATCGAGGAGGAGGTCGACAAGATGACCTGGGCCACCAAGTGGGGCGCGGACACGGTCATGGACCTGTCCACCGGCCGCAATATCCACACCACCCGTGAGTGGGTGCTGCGCAACTCCCCCGTTCCCATCGGCACCGTGCCGCTCTACCAGGCGCTCGAGAAGGTCGACGGAAAGGCCGAGGAGCTTACCTGGGAGGTCTACAAGGACACCGTCATCGAGCAGGCCGAGCAGGGCGTCGACTACATGACGGTCCATGCGGGCGTGCTGCTGCGGTACGTTCCGCTGACCGCGCGCCGCAAGACCGGCATCGTCTCCCGCGGTGGTTCGATCATGGCGGCCTGGTGTCTGGCGCACCACAAGGAGTCGTTCCTGTACGAGAACTTCGAGGAGCTCTGCGAGATCCTCGCCTCGTACGACGTGACGTACTCACTCGGCGACGGCCTGCGCCCCGGCTCGATCGCGGACGCCAACGACGAGGCGCAGTTCGCGGAGTTGCGCACGCTCGGGGAACTCAACACGATCGCCAAGCGTTTCCATGTGCAGACGATGATCGAAGGACCCGGTCACGTCCCGATGCACAAGATCAAGGAGAACATCGACCTCCAGCAGGAGATCTGCGAGGAGGCCCCCTTCTATACGCTCGGCCCGCTCACCACGGACGTGGCCCCGGCGTATGACCACATCACCTCCGGCATCGGGGCGGCGATGATCGCATGGTGGGGCACCGCGATGCTCTGCTACGTCACGCCCAAGGAGCACTTGGGCCTGCCCAACCGCGACGACGTGAAGACCGGCGTCATCACCTACAAGATCGCGGCCCATGCGGCGGACCTGGCCAAGGGCCACCCCGGCGCGCAGGAGTGGGACGACGCACTGTCGGACGCGCGCTTCGAGTTCCGGTGGGAGGACCAGTTCAATCTGGCCCTCGACCCGGACACGGCACGGGAGTTCCACGACGAGACGCTCCCGGCCGAGCCGGCGAAGACCGCGCACTTCTGCTCGATGTGCGGTCCGAAGTTCTGCTCGATGAAGATCTCCCAGGACATCCGGCGCCAGCACGGTGGTGACATGGCCGATACGGCTTCCCTGGAGGAGGCCGAGGCGGGCATGGCGGAGAAGTCGAAGGAGTTCGCGGCCAGCGGCAACCGTGTGTACCTGCCGCTTGCGGACTGA
- a CDS encoding YibE/F family protein — MTSTPTTSPQTPEPHGHSHSHGPAAPVSRHLRKVIAAVLIPFATAVLVGLAVLWPGGAPAHERSGVGFDRQTEQGTVTQVEKVNCKDVNAAQVPPTGDTSTPEGREAVNAQQGSCERATIKVTSGKDKGRTFTEIVQPDAPRQLNEGQGVVVAYAPDAPRDLQYSVTDVNREFPMALLAGLFALVVVLVGRMRGVMALIALALSFAVLTLFILPAILQGSNPLVVAVVGASAIMLMSLYMCHGLTARTSVAVLGTLISLLLIGLLGSLFIGWASLTGNTDDNTGLIHGLFPNIDMSGLLLAGVIIGSLGVLDDVTVTQTSAVWELRQADPTMGPKALYRAGLRIGRDHIASVVNTLVLAYAGAALPLLLLFSIAQSSVGTVATSELVAVEIVRTLVGSIGLVASVPVTTALAALVVSADRPGSAGSSEAGADSAPSGSPVRSGKGRRRKK, encoded by the coding sequence GTGACCTCCACCCCGACCACCTCGCCACAGACGCCCGAACCGCACGGCCACTCGCACAGCCATGGACCTGCCGCGCCCGTCTCCCGCCACCTCCGCAAAGTCATCGCCGCGGTGCTGATCCCCTTCGCCACGGCGGTCCTCGTCGGTCTCGCCGTGCTCTGGCCGGGAGGCGCGCCCGCCCACGAGCGCAGTGGTGTCGGCTTCGACCGGCAGACCGAGCAGGGCACGGTGACGCAGGTCGAGAAGGTCAACTGCAAGGACGTGAACGCCGCACAGGTTCCGCCGACCGGTGACACCTCCACGCCCGAGGGGCGCGAGGCGGTCAATGCCCAGCAGGGCAGCTGCGAGAGAGCGACGATCAAGGTCACCAGCGGCAAGGACAAGGGCCGTACCTTCACCGAGATCGTCCAGCCGGACGCGCCGCGGCAACTGAACGAGGGCCAGGGAGTGGTGGTGGCGTACGCCCCCGATGCTCCCCGCGATCTCCAGTACTCCGTGACCGATGTGAACCGCGAGTTCCCCATGGCCCTGCTGGCCGGGCTCTTTGCGCTTGTGGTGGTACTGGTGGGGCGGATGCGCGGCGTGATGGCGCTGATCGCGCTCGCCCTCTCGTTCGCCGTACTGACCCTGTTCATCCTCCCCGCGATCCTGCAGGGCTCCAATCCGCTGGTCGTCGCGGTGGTCGGGGCGAGCGCCATCATGCTGATGTCGCTCTACATGTGCCACGGACTGACCGCCCGGACCTCGGTCGCGGTCCTCGGTACGCTGATCTCGCTGCTGCTGATCGGGCTGCTCGGCTCGCTCTTCATCGGCTGGGCGAGCCTGACCGGCAACACCGATGACAACACCGGCCTGATCCACGGCCTGTTTCCGAACATCGACATGAGCGGTCTGCTGCTGGCCGGCGTCATCATCGGCTCGCTCGGCGTACTGGACGATGTGACGGTGACCCAGACGTCGGCGGTGTGGGAGCTGCGCCAGGCGGATCCGACCATGGGGCCGAAGGCCCTGTACCGGGCCGGCCTCCGGATCGGCCGGGATCACATCGCGTCCGTCGTCAACACCCTCGTACTCGCCTACGCGGGCGCGGCGTTGCCGCTGCTGCTGCTCTTCTCGATCGCGCAGAGCAGCGTGGGCACGGTGGCCACCAGCGAGCTGGTGGCGGTGGAGATCGTGCGGACCCTGGTGGGGTCGATCGGTCTGGTCGCTTCGGTGCCGGTGACCACCGCGCTCGCGGCGCTGGTGGTTTCCGCCGACCGGCCGGGCTCGGCGGGATCCTCAGAAGCAGGAGCAGACAGCGCTCCGAGCGGATCGCCGGTACGGAGCGGCAAGGGCCGACGGCGCAAGAAGTAG
- a CDS encoding SsgA family sporulation/cell division regulator, translating to MRESVQAEVLMSFLVSEELSFRIPVELGYETGDPYAVRMTFHLPGDAPVTWAFGRELLLDGINARSGDGDVCIAPVGPEGLSDVRIRLQVGCERAVFRASAAPLVAFLDRTDKLVPLGQERTLGDFEENLEAALGRILAEETAG from the coding sequence ATGCGCGAGTCTGTCCAGGCCGAGGTCCTGATGAGTTTTCTTGTCTCCGAGGAACTCTCCTTCCGGATCCCGGTGGAGCTCGGGTACGAGACGGGGGATCCGTATGCGGTGCGGATGACCTTTCACCTGCCCGGAGATGCCCCTGTGACCTGGGCTTTCGGCAGGGAGCTGCTGCTGGACGGCATCAACGCGCGGAGCGGGGACGGCGATGTGTGCATCGCGCCGGTCGGGCCCGAGGGGCTGTCCGACGTCAGGATCCGGCTCCAGGTCGGCTGCGAGCGGGCGGTGTTCCGGGCGAGCGCGGCGCCGTTGGTGGCCTTCCTCGACCGCACGGACAAGCTGGTGCCGCTGGGGCAGGAGCGGACGCTCGGTGACTTCGAGGAGAACTTGGAGGCGGCGCTCGGCCGCATCCTGGCGGAGGAGACCGCCGGCTGA